The genomic interval CGGAGGCGCTCCGGGGGGAGCGCGGCCCGCAGGGCAGGCGCCGGCGAGCTTCGGCATAGGCGCCCGTCCGGCAGCGGCTCCGCAGCCGGCGGCGGGCGGCGGCCAAGGCCTCTCCGTCGCCGCCGGCGACAAGGTGCAGCATGCCAAGTGGGGCGTGGGCACGGTGGTCGCTGTGAAGGGGAGCGGCAGCGACACGGAGCTTAACATCGCTTTTCCCGCACCGGTAGGACTTAAGCGTCTCCTTGCAGCCTTCGCTCCGGTCACCAAGATCTGATTTTGCAAGCCGGCAGCACAAAAAAAGCCGCCGCGCCTCAAGGCGCGGCGGCCGTGCCGTACATAAAACTCAGTGGTAACCCGGCAGATGGGTATCGGGATCCTTCAAAACGTTGAGAATGTCCATATGGATGAGATGCTTGCGCGTCTCCTCCGTGCCGATCCTGAAGATCGCGCGGTAAACGTCCAGCATCTGCTCATTGTACTTGTCCGTGGCCGGGTCGTGATCCGCGGACTTGTACGGAATGACGCCCCGCAGTGACGTCAGGTCGTCGGTCTGCGACCGCTTGGCGAGCAGAGCCATCAGCTGGTCGATCTCTCTGTCCGTCGCGAACACGCTCAACTGATCGGTCGTATGGTTTTCTTCCTTCGTGATCGTCCCGGCCGATACCGAGACGTAATAAGTCTCGCGGACCGAAGAATGTCTCTCCTGGGTATCGTAATATTTATCCGTTTGATTATCCATGTTTGAACCCTCCCGTTTTTGCCTCGGTTGTACCTTTTTACACGATAATCGGGGCGCTTGAATCAAATTCGCATCACCATCAACCCGGCGCGCCGGGATCGCGAGAGAGGCCGAATAGCCATGACGGAGCCGCTGCAGCGGATGAGACAGCTGGTCGACGAACTGAATGTCCACGTCCGGCGTTACTATACCGAAGACAATCCTTCCATCAGCGATCGGGAGTACGACCTGCTGTACGACGAGCTGGTTGCCCTCGAAAAGGAGACGGGAACCGTGCTCCCCGATTCGCCGACCCATCGCGTGGGCGGAGAGATTTTGAAGGGTTTCGAGCCTCATCGCCATATGGCGCGGCTGTGGAGCCTGGACAAGGCGCAGAACTTTGATGATCTCCAAGCGTGGGCGCAGCGTGTCAACAAGCTGGTGACGGATTACAACACGCGCAATCCGGACACGCCTCTGCCGGCGCCCGAATACGTCATCGAGCAGAAGTTCGACGGCCTGACGCTGAATTTGACTTACTCGAACGGCGAGCTAGTACAAGCCGCTACCCGCGGCAACGGTACGGTTGGCGAGGGCATTTTGGCGCAGGTTAAAACGATTCGCTCGATCCCGCTGTCGATTCCTTATAAAGGCGGTCCCATCGAGGTTCAAGGCGAAGGCATCATGCGGCTGTCCGTGCTTGAAGCTTACAATCGTACCGCGGCGGAGCCGCTCAAGAACGCCCGCAACGGCGCCGCCGGCGCGCTCCGCAACTTGAATCCGGCCGTCACCGCCTCGCGCAAGCTGGACGCTTTCTTTTATAATGTCGGCTTCTCGGACGCCGCCGGCATTACGTTCGCGAACCATCGCGAAATATTGGCCTTCCTCCGGGACAACGGACTGCCGGTCAATAACTTCGAGCGCTATTACGATAATATCGAAGAGGTCGCCGAGGAGCTGAATGCCATCGTCGTGTTCCGGCACGAGCTCGACTACCTCATCGATGGAGCGGTCGTCAAGGTGACGGATCTTCGCACGCGCGAGGCGCTTGGCTATACGGACAAGTTTCCGCGCTGGGCGGTGGCGTTCAAGTTCGAGGCGGAGGAGACGACGACCGTGCTGGAGTCCGTCTCCTGGGAGGTTGGCCGCACGGGCAAGGTGACGCCGCTTGCGCGCGTCGAAGCCGTCGAGCTTGCCGGCGTGACGGTGCAGAACTGCACGCTGAACAATATCGGCGACATCGCGCGGAAGAACCTGACGCATGCGCTCGGGACGCGCGT from Cohnella hashimotonis carries:
- the ligA gene encoding NAD-dependent DNA ligase LigA → MTEPLQRMRQLVDELNVHVRRYYTEDNPSISDREYDLLYDELVALEKETGTVLPDSPTHRVGGEILKGFEPHRHMARLWSLDKAQNFDDLQAWAQRVNKLVTDYNTRNPDTPLPAPEYVIEQKFDGLTLNLTYSNGELVQAATRGNGTVGEGILAQVKTIRSIPLSIPYKGGPIEVQGEGIMRLSVLEAYNRTAAEPLKNARNGAAGALRNLNPAVTASRKLDAFFYNVGFSDAAGITFANHREILAFLRDNGLPVNNFERYYDNIEEVAEELNAIVVFRHELDYLIDGAVVKVTDLRTREALGYTDKFPRWAVAFKFEAEETTTVLESVSWEVGRTGKVTPLARVEAVELAGVTVQNCTLNNIGDIARKNLTHALGTRVFIRRSNDVIPEILGKADEEPGLEIAVPEVCPACGTPLELRGAHLFCPNRLGCRPQIVGRITHFASRDCMDIETFSGKTAGQLLAALDVRDPADLYELQFDDLVKLERFGEKKANNLLASVEQSKSRELAAFLNALGIPNTGKATARTLADHYGDLDRLMAAEAEELVTLPDIGGIVAESIAGFFRDPLMQQSIARMRAAGVKAEADRPAAQAADTSHPLFGKTVVLTGTLSLLTRDDASRRLEALGAKVSGSVSKKTDLVIAGESAGSKLTKARDLGVPVLEDERELLALLGMEAPNE